The genomic segment AGAGAATATCTTTTGAAAATACAGAGGGATATGGGTAAAAAGAAAGGGACTGTATTTGAAGGCCGCGACATGGGAACCATTGTTTTCCCTGATGCTGACTTTAAATTTTTTTTAGATGCCTGCCCTGAAATCCGTGCATTACGCCGTTATAATGAGTTAAAAGATAAAAATACCCAGACCCTTGAAGAGATTGAAAAAGATATTCGTTTAAGAGATAAAAATGACAGCACAAGAAAAATTGCTCCTTTAAAGCCCGCAGAACAGGCTGTTATTATTAATTCAACCAGTATTTCGGCTGCTCAGGTTGTTTCCCAGATGATGTCATTTATTGAAAAAAAGTAAAATAAATAAAATTAAGTATTGTAATTTATCAAATACCTGTATATATCTCACAGGTTATATTGCTTTAAATATGGTAATATAAATAAAATAAGGCCAAGGGGGTATTTTTTTTTCATGGAACAATTTGTTGAAAACAATGAAACTGAACAATTAGATCAAAATGATTTATCTGATACAGCAGAAGCAGAACCCGGGGATTTGGATTCCGGGAATACTGACGACAGCATGGAAAGCTTGATGGATATGTACGAAGAAAGCTTTAAGCGTTTTGCTGAAGGTGAAGTTGTTACCGGTAAAATCATTTCAGTTGATAAAGATTATGTGCTTGTTGACATTGGTTATAAGTCAGAAGGCCAGATCCGGATTAATGAATTCAGGGATGAAGACGGCCAGATAAGAGCCGAGGTTGGTGATACTGTTGAAGTTATGGTGGAATGGTGGGATGAGGATGAAGAAGTCGTTGTCCTGTCAAAAGAGAAAGCTGCCAAGATCAAGGTATGGGATGAAATTAAAAAAGCCTATGATGAAGACGGAATTGTTGAAGGCGTAATTCTGAATCGTGTCAAAGGCGGTTTTTCAGTTGATATTGGTGTTCAGGCATTTTTGCCTGGATCCCAGGCAGATCTGCGGCCCATTAAAAATCTTGATGAAATGGTGGGGCAGACCCTTACCTTCAAGATTTTAAAATATAACCGCAAACGCAGCAATATCGTGCTTTCACGGCGCATGATTCTTGAACATGAACGCGAAGCTGCAAGAACAGCAACCTTAGAAGCAATTGAAGAAGGTAAAGTAGTTACCGGTGTTGTCAAAAATATTACCGAATACGGAGTATTTGTTGATCTTGGCGGTGTTGACGGCCTGCTTCATATTACTGATATTTCATGGGGCCGTGTCAAGCATCCGTCTGAGCTTTTTTCAGTCGGTGATGATATAAAAGTAAAAATTCTAAGCCTTGACCTGGAAAAAGAAAGGGTCTCGCTTGGAATGAAACAATTAACTGAAGATCCCTGGACTACTGCCTCGGAAAAATATCCAGTTGATTCCCGCATCACAGGAAAGGTTGTCAGCCTGACTGATTATGGTGCATTTATTGAACTTGAAGAAGGTATAGAAGGCCTTATTCATGTTTCTGAAATGTCATGGACGAGAAAGATACGTCATCCTTCCAAGGTTGTTTCAGTAGGTGAAGAAGTTGATGCCATTGTATTGGATATAAAACCTGACAACAGACGGATATCCCTTGGCATGAAACAGGTTGCTCCTAATCCATGGGATGTTATCAGTGAAAAATATCCTGTTGGTACAACTATTGAGGGCAAGATTAAAAATATTACTGATTTTGGTCTTTTTATTGGCATTGATGAAGGTATTGACGGCCTGGTGCATATATCAGATATTTCCTGGACAAAACGGGTGAAACATCCTGGAGATATTTATAAAAAAGGGGATCTTGTACAGGCAGTTGTACTGGATATTGAAAAAGAAAATGAAAGATTTTCTCTGGGCATTAAACAGATGCAGCCTGACCCCTGGCAGACAGTTGCTGAACGCTATGAGGTTGGCAAGGAAATCACAGGCACTGTTACAAATATTACTGATTTTGGTGTATTTGTGGAGCTGGAAGAAGGCATAGAAGGCCTTGTGCATGTATCTGAAATAAGCAAAGAAAAGATTAAAAATCCTTCTGAAAAATTTAATATTGATGATGTTCTTACAGCAAAAGTAATGAATATTAACAGTGAAGAAAGAAGGATAGGGCTTTCCATAAAACGTCTTGAGGAAGATGACCAGACCATTTTAAGTGATTATATAAATAAGATGGGACCTGCAACATCAACCTTTGGTGAGATTTTGAGGGAAAACCTCCAGGAAAAACTTAACGAAGATGATGATGAATAAAAATATTTAAAGATACAGAGAAAAAAAGGGGTTGATAATTCAACCCTTTTTTTATTCAAACAAACTTATATCCCCTATCCCTTTACGAATAATTTCAGGAATATCATCATATAATGAAATAACACTGGAAGGCTGGCCTGCGACCGGGCCTCCGTCTATTACAGCATCAAGAAGGGATTTAAATCTGTCATAAATAAAGGAAGGTTCGTATATGATTTCTCCCCCAGGGGTGGTAGCACTGGTTGAGATAACAGGATTTTCAAGGGCATTGACCAGGGATAAACATATCTTGTTATCAGGTACCCTTATTCCTGCTGTCTTTCTATTGGTCAGCATTATTTTAGGAACCAGCTTTGAGCCTTCAAGGATAAAGGTGTAGGGACCCGGCAAAAGGCGTTTCATGGTTTTATAAGCATAATTTGAAACCTTTGCATAATCACTGATATTTTTTAAATCAGAACATATAAAACTAAATGGTTTCTTTTTATCCCTTTGTTTTATCTGATATATTTTTTGAATAGCCTTTTTGTTCATAATATCACATCCGATTCCATAATAAGTGTCAGTGGGGTAGGCTATAACCCCTCCTTTTTTCAGTATATCTGCAACCTTTTCTATAAGACGAATCTGAGGATTGTCAGGATTAATATCTATAAGCATTGATACTTCCAATCATAAATCAGTAAAAAAATTTAAACACAAAAATATTTTAAAAAGATTTTATTTACTTCTTAAAGTGCATATATGTCAACAAGATTACAAATTAAAGATTGCTAAAAATAGACACCTTTGCTACTTTGCCCGTTTAATTATTTTTATAAAAAAAACTAAGTATTATAGTTAATATCTTATAATTAAACATTTATTTGCTGGAGATAAGCTATGAAAAACTTTTCCATTGAAGAAGCCTTTTCTTTTGATGATATTTTATTGATTCCAAATTATTCTGATGTATTGCCTAAAAGTGCTGATACTAAAACAAGACTAACAAGAAACCTGGAACTTAATATTCCTGTTGTAAGTGCTGCCATGGATACTGTTACAGAATCCAGGGTTGCTATAAGCATGGCAAGGGTCGGGGGGCTTGGTTTTATTCATCGCAATCTGGATATTGAAAGTCAGGCAAAAGAGGTTGACAAGGTTAAGAAATCGGAAAGCGGGATGATTATTGATCCTATTACAATTCATCCTGAACAAAAACTCTGTGATGTTCTTAAAGTAATGGAACAATACCGCATATCCGGCCTTCCTGTAACTGAAGGTGATAAACTTGTGGGTATTTTAACCAACAGGGATCTCAGATTTGAAACTAATCTGGAAAAAAAGGTTTCTCAGGTAATGACAAGTGAAAACCTGGTAACAGTTTATGAAGGTATTACACTTGAAGAATCAAAGAAAATGCTTCACAAACACAGGATTGAAAAACTGCTGGTAGTGGATAAATCCGGCAGGCTGACTGGAATGATTACCATAAAAGATATTGAAAAAATCAGGAAATATCCTAACGCATGTAAAGACAGCAGGGGAAGGCTTCGTGTAGGAGCGGCAGTAGGCGTTGGCACTGATATGCTGGAACGGGCTGAAGCCCTGCTCAAGGCAGGTGCTGATGCTATTTTGATTGATACATCCCACGGCCATTCTAAAAATGTTATTCATGCAGTAAAAACATTAAAATCAACTTTTAAAGATATTGAATTGATTGCCGGAAATGTTGGAACTGCCCAGGGTGCCCAGGATCTTGTTGATGCAGGTGTTGATGGTGTTAAAATAGGAATCGGGCCTGGTTCCATATGCACTACCCGCATTGTTGCAGGAATAGGTGTACCCCAGGCAAGTGCTATCATGAATTGCAAAGAGGTTTCTGAAAAAACCGGGGTACCCCTTATTGCTGACGGAGGTATCAAGTTCTCAGGTGATGTTACCAAAGCTATTGGAGCAGGTGCCCATTCTGTTATGATAGGCGGGCTTTTTGCCGGTGCAAAAGAAAGCCCGGGGGAAATGGTTTTTTTCCAGGGCCGCAGTTATAAGGCATACCGGGGCATGGGATCTTTGGAAGCAATGAAAGAAGGCAGTAAAGACCGTTATTATCAGGGCGAGGAGGCAGATATTGACAAGCTGGTTCCTGAAGGAATTGTAGGCCGTGTTCCTTATTCAGGACTTCTTTCAGAGATTGTTTTCCAGCTCGTAGGCGGATTAAAAGCTGGTATGGGATATGTGGGAGCCTGTTCAATTGAAGATTTAAGGCAAAAAGCAAGGTTTATAAAAATCAGTGCAGCAGGGATGCGGGAAAGTCATGTACACGATGTTATTATTACTAAAGAAGCTCCTAATTATCGGCTGGACTAAAGGGATTTTACCGAAGATAAATACAGAAATTTCATAATATCCGCAGGGGCAGCCACAGGGGGCTGTCCCTGCAATACATGTTATAGAATTTATGTAAGTGCTTAGTTTTCTAAATCAGATTTGGAAATTGAGACAGTTACAACATTAACACCTATAAGTCCTCCATTCAAGATAAGGCGTATGGACTGGCCTTCTCTTAATACTACCATTTCAACGCTTTCATTAGGTGTTTTCTTTTTTACTGCTTCAACAAGCTGGCTTGAACTTTGAATTCTGTTTCCATCATATTCAATAATCAGATCATTTTTTTGCAAATCAAGTGCTTCAGCCTGGGTTCCTTCATTTACATTTAGTATTTTAACTGCTCTTTCCCTGTCGTTTTTTCCAGGCACAGGACCCGGTGCTGGAGCAGGTAGAGGCGGTCTGGCTGCAATATTGGGGCCTTTGGCTTTTGGCATAACAGAAACCCTTCTAAGGGCGGTTTTACTGTATTCAAAAGCATAATTGTTTTCATCCAGGTGCTTTAACAGCCGTTTAATAACATCTTCTACTGGCTCCTGTTCTGCTGAAAAGGTTACAAGATCATCTTCCCTTGTTTCCAGTCCGACTATTTCCACATCAAATTTATCTATGATCTCATTTATAATATTTCCTAAAGGTTCTTTTTGAACCTGAAAACTCAGTTTATCCTCATACACCTTAATAACCGATGCAGAATTTGCCGGTACCAGTGTTGTCTGCTGGCAGATTAAAAATATAAGACCTGCAAAGATTAAAAACTTTGATTTCATTATATCACCTTTCATTGTAATTATTTATACCATTTACTGCATCATATCAGTTTAAAACCAATTATTCAATTTGTATTTGACTGCCTATGGCTTTGAAAATGGTTTTACTTGAATTTCTTAAATAAAAACCATATAAGATATAAAAATCACGAAAGGAGTTTATAAATGAATATACCCGCTTTCCTTGCTGGAGTTAGTCTGATTTTCCTGGGCAGAAAGCTTTTCTGGCTTTTTGTCGCATGTATGGGTTTTGCTGTTGCTTATACTCATGCAGAACAGTTTACAGGTAACCAGCCTGAATATATTATAATGGGGATTGCCATATTTTTCGGGGTTATAGGTGCTGTTTTTGCTGTATTTTTCCAGAAAATTGCTGTTGGTGTTTCAGGTTTTGCAGCAGGCGGTTTTATTTGTCTCTACCTTTTTCAGCTCGCTGGTTTTGAACCCACCCAGCTCATATGGCTTGGCAGTATTGCAGGGGGGATTGCCGGAGCTTTGCTCATGATTTTTGTTTTTGACTGGGCATTGATCCTGCTTTCATCAATCTCAGGCGCTTCAATTATTGTCCAGTCCATAAATCTTGATCCTGCCCTTGATCTTCCTGTATATATTGGTCTTATAATTATCGGAACTGCAGTCCAGGCAAAAATTATGTCTATTGAACCAGAAAAATAAGCGGTGCTTCCTGAACCAGAATTCAGACAAAAAACAATCAAAAAAAGGATCAAAAAATGAAAAAGTTAATACTATTATCATTAATTTGTATCCTGTCATTAGCCTTTAACGCTTTTGCATGGCCCCTGCCGGACACCGGGCATACCAAATGCTATAAAGACCTGCACAGCAATTACATCTTCCCGGACGGAGGCGCAGCAACCCAGCAGATCACCTCTGTAACATTTCTCCCTCCCGTCAATAATATCAGCAGTAATCAAAGGCGGCGGAATCCTGCCAAAACCAGGAGACCTGAGCCTTGACGGAGCCGTTGACCTAAAAGATGCCATAACAGCGCCGCCAGAAACAAAATAAACCGCCAGAAACCCTAAGGGTCTTAAAGACCCTTAGGGTTTACCGAGCGGGTCTTAATCTTGAAAGATCAGAAAAGGAGAACTTCTAATGACAATAAAAAAACTTCCAATAGGATTGTCGGACTTTAAAAAGCTGATAGAAGAAGATTTCTATTATATTGATAAAACAGGATATATCAAAGATATTGTAGAATCCTCATCAGAAATACTCCTGCTGCCAAGACCCCGGCGCTTTGGCAAAACCCTGAACCTGAGTATGCTCCGGTATTTCTTTGACAAAAGCCTGGAAAATCATAAAGAATTGTTCAAAGGACTGGAAATTGAAAAACACGCGGAATTTGAATTG from the Desulfonema limicola genome contains:
- the cmk gene encoding (d)CMP kinase — encoded protein: MKQLLITIDGPAGSGKTTVSRLLAEKLSYIYVDTGALYRGVALAVQKSGISSGSDDELGKLCKTLDLKFVQSKTKTCLILDGNDISHLIRTPEISMLASAISARPVVREYLLKIQRDMGKKKGTVFEGRDMGTIVFPDADFKFFLDACPEIRALRRYNELKDKNTQTLEEIEKDIRLRDKNDSTRKIAPLKPAEQAVIINSTSISAAQVVSQMMSFIEKK
- a CDS encoding 30S ribosomal protein S1 yields the protein MEQFVENNETEQLDQNDLSDTAEAEPGDLDSGNTDDSMESLMDMYEESFKRFAEGEVVTGKIISVDKDYVLVDIGYKSEGQIRINEFRDEDGQIRAEVGDTVEVMVEWWDEDEEVVVLSKEKAAKIKVWDEIKKAYDEDGIVEGVILNRVKGGFSVDIGVQAFLPGSQADLRPIKNLDEMVGQTLTFKILKYNRKRSNIVLSRRMILEHEREAARTATLEAIEEGKVVTGVVKNITEYGVFVDLGGVDGLLHITDISWGRVKHPSELFSVGDDIKVKILSLDLEKERVSLGMKQLTEDPWTTASEKYPVDSRITGKVVSLTDYGAFIELEEGIEGLIHVSEMSWTRKIRHPSKVVSVGEEVDAIVLDIKPDNRRISLGMKQVAPNPWDVISEKYPVGTTIEGKIKNITDFGLFIGIDEGIDGLVHISDISWTKRVKHPGDIYKKGDLVQAVVLDIEKENERFSLGIKQMQPDPWQTVAERYEVGKEITGTVTNITDFGVFVELEEGIEGLVHVSEISKEKIKNPSEKFNIDDVLTAKVMNINSEERRIGLSIKRLEEDDQTILSDYINKMGPATSTFGEILRENLQEKLNEDDDE
- a CDS encoding L-threonylcarbamoyladenylate synthase; this translates as MLIDINPDNPQIRLIEKVADILKKGGVIAYPTDTYYGIGCDIMNKKAIQKIYQIKQRDKKKPFSFICSDLKNISDYAKVSNYAYKTMKRLLPGPYTFILEGSKLVPKIMLTNRKTAGIRVPDNKICLSLVNALENPVISTSATTPGGEIIYEPSFIYDRFKSLLDAVIDGGPVAGQPSSVISLYDDIPEIIRKGIGDISLFE
- the guaB gene encoding IMP dehydrogenase — protein: MKNFSIEEAFSFDDILLIPNYSDVLPKSADTKTRLTRNLELNIPVVSAAMDTVTESRVAISMARVGGLGFIHRNLDIESQAKEVDKVKKSESGMIIDPITIHPEQKLCDVLKVMEQYRISGLPVTEGDKLVGILTNRDLRFETNLEKKVSQVMTSENLVTVYEGITLEESKKMLHKHRIEKLLVVDKSGRLTGMITIKDIEKIRKYPNACKDSRGRLRVGAAVGVGTDMLERAEALLKAGADAILIDTSHGHSKNVIHAVKTLKSTFKDIELIAGNVGTAQGAQDLVDAGVDGVKIGIGPGSICTTRIVAGIGVPQASAIMNCKEVSEKTGVPLIADGGIKFSGDVTKAIGAGAHSVMIGGLFAGAKESPGEMVFFQGRSYKAYRGMGSLEAMKEGSKDRYYQGEEADIDKLVPEGIVGRVPYSGLLSEIVFQLVGGLKAGMGYVGACSIEDLRQKARFIKISAAGMRESHVHDVIITKEAPNYRLD
- a CDS encoding PDZ domain-containing protein codes for the protein MKSKFLIFAGLIFLICQQTTLVPANSASVIKVYEDKLSFQVQKEPLGNIINEIIDKFDVEIVGLETREDDLVTFSAEQEPVEDVIKRLLKHLDENNYAFEYSKTALRRVSVMPKAKGPNIAARPPLPAPAPGPVPGKNDRERAVKILNVNEGTQAEALDLQKNDLIIEYDGNRIQSSSQLVEAVKKKTPNESVEMVVLREGQSIRLILNGGLIGVNVVTVSISKSDLEN
- a CDS encoding DUF4203 domain-containing protein; the protein is MNIPAFLAGVSLIFLGRKLFWLFVACMGFAVAYTHAEQFTGNQPEYIIMGIAIFFGVIGAVFAVFFQKIAVGVSGFAAGGFICLYLFQLAGFEPTQLIWLGSIAGGIAGALLMIFVFDWALILLSSISGASIIVQSINLDPALDLPVYIGLIIIGTAVQAKIMSIEPEK